Proteins from a single region of Flavobacterium sp. YJ01:
- the murC gene encoding UDP-N-acetylmuramate--L-alanine ligase gives MNLNQIQNVYFIGIGGIGMSALARYFKFIGKQVSGYDKTPSMLTNELIESGIDIHFEDNISLIPTDYYVENTLVIYTPAVPKTHSEWNYFIERHYEVKKRAEVLGIISRDTFCFAVAGTHGKTTTSSILGHILFQSGADVTAFIGGIVENYNSNLIGSGKTVTVVEADEFDRSFLHLRPDIACVTSMDADHLDIYGTSDAIEASFREFASKVEDKNNLFITKELPLEGVQCAVNEDAVYKAFNVRIEDGAYVFDVQTPSEIMKDLRFGLPGRHNLMNGLMAIAMAKTFGTPTDSIAKAIASFNGIRRRFSYQIKSENLVYIDDYAHHPTEINAVHQAVRELYPGRKVLAIFQPHLFSRTRDFVDGFAASLSQFDEVFLMDIYPARELPMEGVNSEWLLGKMTNTNKKIVAKEDLLGEIKASDAPIIVTIGAGDLGEMVPSIKKVLNENI, from the coding sequence ATGAATTTAAATCAAATACAAAACGTTTATTTTATTGGTATCGGAGGAATCGGAATGAGTGCCTTGGCTCGTTATTTCAAGTTTATTGGAAAACAAGTTTCAGGTTACGACAAAACGCCTTCTATGCTGACTAATGAATTGATTGAAAGTGGTATTGACATTCATTTTGAAGATAATATTAGTTTAATTCCGACTGATTATTACGTAGAGAATACGTTGGTAATATATACGCCAGCTGTTCCAAAAACTCATTCAGAATGGAATTATTTTATAGAAAGACATTATGAGGTTAAAAAGCGTGCTGAAGTTCTTGGAATCATAAGTAGAGATACTTTCTGTTTTGCAGTTGCAGGAACGCACGGAAAAACTACAACATCTAGTATTTTGGGGCATATTTTGTTTCAAAGTGGTGCTGATGTAACAGCTTTCATCGGAGGAATTGTAGAAAATTACAATTCAAACTTAATTGGAAGCGGTAAAACAGTAACGGTTGTAGAAGCAGACGAATTTGATAGATCGTTTTTGCATTTGCGTCCAGATATCGCATGTGTAACTTCGATGGATGCAGATCATTTGGATATTTATGGAACAAGTGATGCAATTGAAGCTTCTTTTAGAGAATTTGCTTCAAAAGTTGAGGATAAGAATAATCTCTTCATTACAAAAGAATTGCCTTTAGAGGGAGTTCAATGTGCTGTAAATGAAGATGCTGTTTATAAGGCTTTTAATGTTCGCATTGAAGATGGGGCTTATGTTTTTGATGTGCAGACGCCATCAGAAATTATGAAGGATTTGCGTTTCGGATTGCCTGGAAGACACAATTTAATGAATGGATTGATGGCTATTGCAATGGCCAAGACATTCGGCACCCCGACCGATTCTATTGCAAAAGCCATTGCTTCATTCAACGGAATTAGAAGACGTTTTTCGTATCAAATTAAGAGTGAAAATTTAGTATATATTGATGATTATGCACATCATCCGACAGAAATAAATGCTGTTCATCAGGCAGTTAGAGAATTATATCCAGGACGTAAAGTTTTAGCAATTTTCCAGCCGCATTTATTCAGCAGAACAAGAGATTTTGTGGACGGATTTGCGGCAAGCTTATCACAGTTTGATGAAGTGTTTTTGATGGATATTTACCCAGCAAGAGAACTTCCGATGGAAGGTGTTAATTCTGAGTGGCTTTTGGGTAAAATGACAAATACGAACAAAAAAATTGTTGCAAAAGAAGATTTATTAGGTGAAATTAAAGCCAGTGATGCACCTATTATTGTAACAATTGGAGCTGGTGATCTGGGAGAAATGGTTCCGTCAATTAAAAAAGTTTTAAATGAAAATATTTAA
- the murG gene encoding undecaprenyldiphospho-muramoylpentapeptide beta-N-acetylglucosaminyltransferase: MTKYKFILSGGGTGGHIYPAIAIANELKLQFPDAEFLFVGAKDKMEMQKVPQAGYEIKGLWIAGLQRKLTLQNLMFPLKLASSLLESKRIIKKFKPNVVIGTGGFASGPLLQAAGSAGIPTVVQEQNSFPGITNKLLSKKANAICVAYQNLERFFPKEKIVLTGNPVRQDLIDIESKRDEAIAFYNLDPNKKTLLVLGGSLGARRINQLIEKELQNFLSQDVQVIWQCGKLYFEDYKKYNQPNVKVVDFIERMDFVYAASDVIISRAGASSVSELCIVGKPVIFIPSPNVAEDHQTKNAQAIVDAKGAILLKESELNEQFSIVFEALLKDDGKQKQLSDNIKKLARPKATQDIVAQIVKLIKL, encoded by the coding sequence ATGACAAAGTATAAATTCATACTTAGCGGAGGAGGAACAGGAGGACATATCTATCCTGCAATTGCTATTGCAAATGAATTGAAATTACAATTCCCAGATGCTGAATTTCTTTTTGTAGGTGCCAAAGATAAAATGGAAATGCAAAAAGTGCCTCAAGCAGGTTACGAAATAAAAGGTCTTTGGATTGCTGGTTTACAACGAAAATTGACTTTACAAAACTTGATGTTTCCGTTAAAATTGGCAAGCAGTTTATTGGAGTCAAAAAGGATAATTAAAAAATTTAAACCGAATGTTGTAATCGGTACAGGTGGTTTTGCAAGCGGGCCTTTGTTGCAAGCGGCGGGTTCAGCGGGAATTCCAACTGTGGTTCAAGAGCAAAATTCTTTTCCTGGAATAACCAATAAATTATTGAGTAAAAAAGCCAATGCAATTTGTGTGGCATATCAGAATTTAGAGCGTTTTTTTCCAAAAGAGAAAATTGTATTGACTGGAAATCCAGTTCGTCAGGATTTGATTGATATCGAAAGTAAACGTGACGAAGCAATTGCTTTTTACAACTTAGATCCGAACAAAAAAACATTATTGGTTTTAGGAGGAAGTTTAGGAGCAAGAAGAATCAATCAGTTAATTGAAAAAGAATTGCAGAATTTCCTTTCGCAAGATGTTCAGGTAATCTGGCAATGCGGAAAATTATATTTTGAAGATTATAAAAAATACAATCAGCCGAATGTGAAAGTGGTTGATTTTATTGAGAGAATGGATTTTGTTTACGCAGCATCGGATGTAATAATTTCACGTGCGGGAGCTTCGTCAGTATCAGAATTATGTATTGTTGGAAAACCAGTGATTTTTATTCCATCTCCGAATGTGGCCGAAGATCATCAAACCAAAAATGCGCAAGCAATTGTAGATGCAAAAGGTGCTATTTTGTTGAAAGAATCTGAGCTGAACGAACAATTTAGTATCGTTTTTGAAGCGCTGCTGAAAGATGATGGCAAACAAAAACAATTAAGTGATAATATTAAAAAACTAGCAAGACCAAAAGCAACACAAGATATTGTGGCTCAGATTGTGAAGCTTATTAAGCTATAG
- a CDS encoding four helix bundle protein, translating to MRTKKFSLMIIELAEKMPNTNVIRSITNQIVRSGTSVGANYRAVCRARSDREFVAKMNIVLEESDETLFWLEIIKEKMWIAKEELEALLKEANELTAIFVSSLKTVNNRINQ from the coding sequence ATGAGAACAAAAAAGTTCTCTTTAATGATAATTGAATTGGCTGAAAAAATGCCAAACACAAATGTGATTAGATCGATAACTAATCAAATAGTGAGGAGCGGAACATCTGTTGGAGCAAATTATCGAGCAGTTTGTCGAGCCAGAAGTGATAGAGAATTTGTAGCCAAAATGAATATCGTTTTAGAAGAATCAGACGAAACTTTATTTTGGTTAGAAATAATAAAAGAAAAAATGTGGATTGCTAAAGAAGAATTAGAAGCATTGTTAAAAGAAGCAAATGAATTAACAGCAATTTTTGTGAGTAGTTTAAAAACAGTAAATAATAGAATCAATCAATAA
- a CDS encoding tetratricopeptide repeat protein: MKKNTLTFILIFFSLVILAQDKVTNELKNLSDTQQFDKIISQYTSEYKDLSAKSLYYIGLAYYMKEDDANCIKFMDLSINKDSKDPAPAYIKASTLNYMGKYNEAITYFQNAINLNPNDAESYSGLGDSYYQIKEINLSLENYKKATLQKECPNRPYLMLAQIYYEQKENDKALEAYYTAKSKISKESDSYINVLFNIGLLESLKGNYEKAEPVFMELIQLDPTDYHSYAKLIQIYYHKKEYEKAKPYKDKLYEAYAKGELKDNLKDMFCYDQFKWNGYQVQAFERYENKNKGNIYNKHVFYLIDNSGQIILRVQTEFSPVSIELGGTKYLLCASKGNTHYNSGIGFNDDLNYSDLKTEAIKLFEKYSK, encoded by the coding sequence ATGAAGAAAAATACCTTAACATTCATTTTAATCTTTTTCAGCTTAGTGATTCTCGCTCAGGATAAAGTAACAAATGAACTGAAAAACTTATCAGACACTCAGCAATTTGACAAAATAATTAGTCAATACACTTCTGAATATAAAGATTTATCAGCAAAATCCCTCTATTATATTGGACTTGCTTATTATATGAAAGAAGACGATGCAAATTGTATTAAATTCATGGATTTATCTATAAATAAAGACAGCAAAGATCCTGCGCCCGCTTATATAAAAGCTTCTACATTAAACTATATGGGTAAATACAATGAAGCTATAACTTATTTTCAAAACGCAATCAATTTAAATCCAAATGATGCAGAATCTTATAGTGGACTTGGGGATTCTTATTATCAAATCAAAGAGATTAATTTATCACTTGAAAATTATAAGAAAGCAACACTCCAAAAGGAATGTCCAAACAGACCTTATTTGATGTTAGCTCAAATTTATTACGAACAAAAAGAAAATGATAAAGCACTAGAAGCATATTATACAGCGAAATCAAAAATCTCAAAAGAGTCTGATTCATACATAAATGTCTTATTTAACATTGGACTTTTAGAATCTTTAAAAGGAAATTACGAAAAAGCAGAGCCCGTTTTTATGGAACTTATTCAATTAGATCCCACTGATTATCACTCCTATGCAAAACTCATTCAAATTTATTATCATAAAAAAGAATATGAAAAAGCAAAACCTTACAAAGATAAGCTCTATGAGGCGTATGCAAAGGGAGAATTAAAAGACAATTTAAAAGATATGTTTTGTTATGACCAATTTAAATGGAATGGCTATCAGGTTCAAGCATTTGAACGCTACGAAAATAAAAACAAAGGAAATATTTATAACAAACATGTCTTTTATTTAATTGACAATTCAGGTCAAATTATCTTGAGAGTACAAACCGAGTTTTCACCAGTTTCTATCGAATTGGGCGGGACAAAATATCTCCTTTGCGCCAGTAAAGGGAACACACATTACAACTCAGGAATAGGATTTAATGATGACTTAAATTATAGTGACTTAAAAACGGAAGCTATTAAACTCTTTGAAAAATATAGTAAGTAA
- a CDS encoding GatB/YqeY domain-containing protein, with translation MSLQTQIMDEIKTAMKAKDTVALEALRAVKSELLLASTASGSKEDLSEDEEIKLLQRLVKTRKESARIFTEQNRPDLAEPELAQVAVIEKFLPAQLSEEEVEAVIAKIIAETGASGIASMGKVMGLASAQLGGTAEGKTISTIVKKLLS, from the coding sequence ATGAGTTTACAAACACAAATCATGGACGAGATCAAAACAGCCATGAAAGCAAAAGATACTGTTGCTTTAGAAGCTTTAAGAGCAGTAAAATCTGAATTGTTATTGGCTTCAACTGCTTCAGGATCTAAAGAAGATTTATCAGAAGACGAAGAAATTAAATTACTTCAAAGACTGGTTAAAACTCGTAAAGAAAGCGCAAGAATCTTTACAGAACAAAACCGTCCTGATTTGGCTGAACCAGAATTGGCTCAGGTTGCGGTAATCGAGAAGTTTTTACCAGCTCAATTAAGCGAAGAAGAAGTAGAAGCTGTAATCGCAAAAATCATTGCTGAAACAGGTGCTTCAGGAATTGCTTCAATGGGTAAAGTAATGGGATTAGCATCTGCTCAATTAGGCGGAACTGCTGAAGGAAAAACCATTTCTACAATTGTAAAAAAATTACTTTCGTAA
- the ftsA gene encoding cell division protein FtsA, translated as MEKDNIAVGLDIGTTKIVAMIGKKNEYGKLEILGIGKSKSLGVARGVVNNITQTIQSIQQAIIEAENNSGYKIKDVVVGIAGQHIRSIQHTDYISRNNPEEVIGENDIQLLIDQVNKLAMLPGEEIIHVLPQEFKIDGQSEIKEPIGMYGGRLESSFHVVVGQASSIRNVGRCIQSSGIELSGLTLEPLASADAVLSQEEKEAGVALIDIGGGTTDLAIFKDGIIRHTAVIPFGGNVITDDIKEGCSIIEKQAELLKIKFGSAWPGENKDNEIVSIPGLRGREPKEISLKNLSKIIHARVVEIVEQVFAEIKAYGHEDPRKKLIAGIVLTGGGAQLKHIKQLVEYITGMDTRIGYPNEHLAGNSGEEISSPLFATAVGLVMNSIENSSQSAVRMELVNEQPKVVYRNAPPTPVQRYEVEENYVEKVDTIEEEREVVSQKASKNESTETKIRRSFFDRYVDKIKEFLDNAE; from the coding sequence ATGGAAAAAGATAATATTGCAGTAGGTCTAGATATTGGAACAACCAAAATCGTTGCCATGATCGGCAAGAAAAATGAGTATGGTAAGTTGGAGATTTTGGGCATTGGTAAATCCAAAAGTTTGGGTGTTGCCAGAGGAGTAGTAAACAACATTACGCAGACGATTCAATCGATTCAACAAGCGATAATCGAAGCAGAAAATAATTCAGGTTACAAAATTAAAGATGTTGTTGTTGGAATTGCAGGTCAACACATCAGAAGTATTCAGCATACAGATTACATCAGCAGAAATAATCCTGAAGAAGTAATTGGCGAAAATGATATTCAGCTCCTAATCGATCAGGTAAATAAACTGGCGATGTTACCAGGAGAAGAAATCATTCACGTTTTACCGCAGGAATTTAAAATCGACGGACAGTCTGAAATTAAAGAGCCAATCGGAATGTACGGCGGAAGATTAGAATCTAGTTTTCACGTTGTAGTTGGTCAGGCATCTTCAATCAGAAATGTTGGAAGATGTATTCAAAGTTCAGGAATTGAATTGTCTGGATTGACATTAGAACCATTGGCTTCGGCAGATGCTGTTTTAAGTCAAGAAGAAAAAGAAGCTGGTGTGGCGCTTATTGATATTGGTGGCGGAACAACAGATTTGGCAATTTTCAAAGATGGTATCATTCGTCATACAGCTGTAATTCCTTTCGGAGGAAATGTAATTACAGACGATATCAAAGAAGGATGTTCTATTATTGAAAAACAGGCAGAGCTTTTGAAAATCAAATTTGGATCTGCTTGGCCGGGAGAAAATAAAGACAACGAGATTGTTTCTATTCCAGGTTTAAGAGGAAGAGAACCAAAAGAGATTTCATTAAAAAATCTATCAAAAATTATCCACGCTCGTGTTGTGGAAATTGTTGAGCAGGTTTTTGCAGAAATTAAAGCATACGGTCACGAAGATCCTCGCAAAAAACTAATTGCAGGTATTGTATTAACAGGTGGTGGAGCACAATTAAAGCACATCAAACAATTGGTTGAATACATTACGGGAATGGATACAAGAATTGGATATCCAAATGAGCATTTGGCAGGAAATTCTGGCGAAGAAATTTCTAGTCCTTTGTTTGCAACAGCAGTTGGATTAGTGATGAACAGTATCGAAAACAGCTCACAAAGTGCTGTTAGAATGGAATTGGTTAACGAGCAGCCAAAAGTAGTTTACAGAAACGCTCCTCCAACTCCAGTACAGCGATACGAAGTAGAAGAAAATTACGTTGAGAAAGTAGATACAATCGAAGAAGAAAGAGAAGTTGTAAGTCAGAAAGCTTCTAAAAATGAATCTACAGAAACAAAAATAAGACGATCGTTTTTTGATCGTTATGTCGACAAAATCAAAGAATTTTTAGACAACGCAGAATAA
- the ftsZ gene encoding cell division protein FtsZ: MMSNSEFGSISFDLPKNQSNVIKVIGVGGGGSNAINHMFKQGIKGVDFIVCNTDSQALQNSSVPNKIQLGVNLTEGLGAGANPDVGQQSAIESISDIEKMLDRNTKMVFITAGMGGGTGTGAAPVIAQLAKEREILTVGIVTIPFQFEGKVRQEQAIIGIEKLRKQVDSLIVINNNKLREVYGNLGFKAGFSKADEVLATASRGIAEVITHHYTQNIDLRDAKTVLSNSGTAIMGSSVAAGENRAKDAIISALDSPLLNDNKITGAKNVLLLIVSGTNEITLDEIGEINDHIQAEAGYNANIIMGVGEDETLGEAIAVTIIATGFDVEQQNEIVNTEPKKIIHTLEDEQRSVHNLTNKPLSSFDLTVDTPTAKVEDKVVFDLTDDEDETFAPTPVQAVAPAINQEELVVMSEFIKNLDVTFEIVSPITDIDFTISAPEVPVQQIQQPVQQQRVFEKEEQTTFSFDLPLFKQEPVKREPVVEDNRVLFELTNETREIKVNDPVQFVPVTEVSDNGVVRYSLEEYMEVENDLLASKPVEKVVEDVVPEELNITLKPRVDFASQPDFSTTSEVSPLELTIEETLRLRAEERRKKLKEFNYKFHNNVSRIDELEKEPAYKRLGIDLSNSQSNNANSRISVGTDSNNDLQIRSNNSFLHDNVD, translated from the coding sequence ATGATGAGCAACTCAGAATTTGGAAGTATTTCATTTGATTTACCAAAAAATCAATCAAATGTAATCAAAGTCATAGGTGTTGGTGGAGGCGGTAGTAACGCAATTAACCACATGTTTAAACAAGGTATTAAAGGCGTAGATTTTATCGTTTGTAATACCGATTCACAAGCGCTTCAAAATAGTTCGGTTCCAAATAAAATCCAATTAGGAGTTAATTTGACTGAAGGATTAGGAGCGGGAGCAAATCCAGATGTTGGACAGCAATCTGCTATCGAAAGTATTTCTGATATTGAAAAAATGTTGGATAGAAATACTAAGATGGTATTTATCACTGCCGGTATGGGTGGAGGAACTGGAACTGGTGCAGCTCCGGTAATTGCTCAATTAGCAAAAGAAAGAGAAATATTAACTGTTGGTATCGTGACAATTCCGTTTCAATTTGAGGGGAAAGTACGTCAGGAGCAAGCGATTATTGGAATCGAAAAATTGCGTAAGCAAGTAGATTCTTTAATCGTAATCAACAATAATAAATTAAGAGAAGTATACGGAAATCTTGGTTTCAAAGCAGGATTTTCTAAAGCGGATGAAGTTTTGGCAACTGCCTCAAGAGGTATTGCTGAAGTAATTACGCACCACTACACTCAAAATATCGATTTACGTGATGCAAAAACTGTTTTATCAAACAGCGGAACTGCTATCATGGGATCTTCTGTGGCAGCTGGTGAAAACAGAGCGAAAGATGCAATTATCTCAGCTTTAGATTCTCCGTTGTTAAACGATAATAAAATTACAGGTGCCAAAAACGTATTGTTGCTTATCGTTTCTGGAACTAACGAGATTACTCTTGATGAAATCGGAGAAATCAACGATCACATTCAAGCCGAAGCGGGTTACAATGCAAATATCATCATGGGAGTTGGTGAAGACGAAACCCTTGGTGAAGCAATCGCTGTAACGATTATTGCAACAGGATTTGATGTAGAACAACAAAATGAAATTGTAAATACAGAACCTAAAAAAATCATTCATACGTTAGAAGATGAGCAAAGAAGTGTTCATAATTTAACAAACAAACCACTTTCTTCTTTCGACTTAACAGTAGATACTCCTACAGCAAAAGTTGAAGATAAAGTAGTTTTTGATTTGACGGATGATGAAGATGAAACATTTGCTCCAACTCCGGTTCAAGCTGTTGCTCCAGCAATCAATCAGGAAGAATTGGTGGTAATGTCTGAGTTTATCAAAAATCTAGATGTAACTTTCGAAATTGTTTCGCCAATTACAGATATTGATTTTACAATCTCTGCTCCAGAAGTGCCTGTTCAGCAAATACAACAGCCAGTACAGCAACAAAGAGTATTTGAAAAAGAAGAACAAACAACTTTTTCTTTTGATCTTCCTTTGTTTAAACAAGAGCCTGTAAAAAGAGAGCCAGTTGTAGAAGATAATAGAGTTTTATTCGAATTGACAAATGAAACTCGTGAAATAAAAGTTAATGATCCTGTTCAGTTTGTGCCTGTAACAGAAGTTTCAGATAACGGAGTTGTAAGATATTCTCTAGAAGAATATATGGAAGTAGAGAACGATTTATTGGCTTCTAAACCAGTTGAAAAAGTGGTTGAAGATGTTGTTCCAGAAGAATTAAACATCACTTTGAAACCAAGAGTTGATTTTGCTAGCCAGCCAGATTTTTCTACAACTTCTGAAGTTTCTCCTTTAGAATTAACTATTGAAGAAACATTGCGTTTAAGAGCTGAAGAAAGAAGAAAGAAACTAAAAGAGTTTAACTATAAATTCCATAATAATGTTTCTAGAATTGACGAGTTGGAAAAAGAGCCAGCTTACAAAAGATTAGGAATTGACTTGTCTAATTCGCAATCTAATAATGCAAATTCTAGAATTTCTGTTGGAACAGATAGTAACAACGATTTACAAATACGTTCAAACAATTCATTTTTGCACGATAACGTAGATTAA
- a CDS encoding FtsW/RodA/SpoVE family cell cycle protein has translation MKQLVNKLKGDRVIWSFVALLALFSFMPVFSASSNLAYIGHGTGNTLGYLLKHLAHICIGFLIIYWVHKVPYHYFRAISKIALPIVWFLLLYTLLKGTVIAGANASRWIQVPFIGITFQTSTLASIVLFIYVARYLSKTKEENEPFQTSLIQLWIPVFITLMLILPANFSTTALIFAMVLMLTFIGKYPLKYIGFIIGSGIAMLAFFLLVAKAFPDSRFFSRVSTWESRITNFTTDKPDEDDYQIEKAKIAIASGKLGGLGPGKSVQKNFLPQSSSDFIYAIIVEEYGLVGGVSIVILYLLLLFRFVIASHKAPTLFGKLVVVGVGFPMIFQAMINMAVAVELLPVTGQTLPLISSGGSSIWMTCLGLGIIISVTKKEEEIAEEKLEKEKRKEALQRLIDKELAEDDVIPQEVYDEEPAYSIEDNSRNPMNAVLSK, from the coding sequence ATGAAGCAATTGGTAAACAAACTAAAAGGAGATAGGGTAATATGGTCATTCGTGGCTTTATTGGCGTTGTTTTCGTTTATGCCTGTTTTTAGTGCGAGTAGTAATTTGGCATATATTGGTCACGGAACAGGAAATACTTTGGGGTATTTGCTAAAACATTTGGCTCATATTTGTATCGGTTTCTTGATTATTTATTGGGTTCACAAAGTACCGTATCATTATTTTAGAGCTATTTCTAAAATTGCGTTGCCTATTGTTTGGTTCTTATTGCTTTATACGTTATTGAAAGGAACTGTAATTGCAGGGGCAAATGCAAGTCGTTGGATTCAGGTTCCTTTTATCGGAATCACGTTTCAAACATCGACATTAGCGTCAATCGTTCTTTTTATTTATGTAGCAAGATATTTATCAAAAACCAAAGAAGAAAATGAACCTTTTCAAACGTCATTAATTCAGCTTTGGATTCCGGTATTTATTACATTAATGTTGATTTTACCAGCAAACTTTTCAACCACAGCGTTGATTTTTGCAATGGTTTTAATGCTAACGTTCATTGGAAAATATCCTTTAAAATATATCGGATTTATTATTGGTTCAGGAATTGCAATGTTGGCATTTTTCCTTTTGGTAGCCAAAGCCTTTCCGGATTCGAGATTCTTTAGCAGGGTTTCTACTTGGGAAAGTCGTATTACCAACTTTACAACCGATAAACCAGACGAAGACGATTATCAGATAGAAAAAGCAAAAATTGCAATTGCATCAGGAAAATTAGGAGGATTAGGACCAGGAAAAAGCGTTCAGAAAAACTTCTTGCCACAATCTTCTTCCGATTTTATTTATGCGATTATTGTTGAAGAATACGGTTTGGTTGGTGGAGTTTCAATTGTAATTCTTTACTTATTGCTTTTATTCCGATTTGTAATTGCTTCGCATAAAGCGCCAACTTTATTTGGAAAGCTAGTAGTTGTTGGTGTTGGATTTCCGATGATATTTCAAGCAATGATCAATATGGCCGTTGCAGTTGAATTATTGCCAGTAACCGGACAAACATTACCATTGATAAGTAGTGGAGGAAGTTCAATCTGGATGACCTGTTTGGGACTCGGAATTATAATCAGCGTGACGAAAAAAGAAGAAGAAATCGCGGAAGAAAAATTAGAAAAAGAAAAAAGAAAAGAAGCTTTACAGCGTTTGATCGATAAAGAATTGGCAGAAGATGATGTGATTCCTCAAGAAGTATATGATGAAGAACCTGCTTATTCTATAGAAGATAATTCGAGAAATCCGATGAATGCGGTTTTAAGTAAATAG
- a CDS encoding cell division protein FtsQ — protein sequence MKIFNWTNIRLVLIIGLVLFLYSFAQHRNGDRKLKKSMVVFVGENTLFVKPETVNKLLIENKRDASSIRKDELDLNKIEKTLDTQEMIEKSNVFVSIDGVLKAVVKQKTPIARVYDGGSSFYIDYEGNKMPLSDNFTARVPLVSGAINEKNNEDLAALFRTIYDDAFLKKNIIAIEIMPNGSLKMFNRNYDYFIDFGRTMNVDKKFRNYKAFFQKAVLDSSLYKYKKIDLRFTEQVVCTK from the coding sequence ATGAAAATATTTAATTGGACAAATATTCGATTAGTACTCATTATTGGACTTGTTCTTTTTCTATATTCTTTCGCACAACATCGAAATGGAGATAGAAAATTGAAAAAATCTATGGTTGTTTTTGTAGGAGAAAATACGCTTTTTGTGAAACCAGAAACGGTTAATAAATTGTTGATAGAAAATAAAAGAGACGCTTCCAGTATTAGAAAAGATGAACTAGATTTGAATAAGATAGAGAAAACCCTCGATACACAAGAGATGATTGAAAAGTCAAATGTTTTTGTAAGTATCGACGGAGTTCTAAAAGCAGTAGTAAAACAGAAGACGCCCATAGCAAGAGTTTATGACGGCGGTTCTTCTTTTTATATTGATTACGAGGGTAATAAAATGCCCTTGTCGGACAATTTCACTGCGAGAGTTCCTCTTGTTTCAGGGGCAATTAATGAAAAAAATAACGAAGATTTAGCAGCTTTATTTCGCACAATTTATGACGATGCGTTTTTGAAAAAAAACATCATTGCTATAGAGATTATGCCGAATGGAAGCTTAAAAATGTTTAACCGTAACTATGATTACTTCATAGATTTTGGTAGAACAATGAATGTTGATAAGAAATTTAGAAACTATAAAGCGTTTTTTCAAAAAGCAGTTTTAGATAGTTCGTTATACAAATACAAAAAAATTGACCTTAGGTTTACGGAACAAGTAGTTTGCACTAAATAA